Proteins encoded in a region of the Vicia villosa cultivar HV-30 ecotype Madison, WI linkage group LG5, Vvil1.0, whole genome shotgun sequence genome:
- the LOC131608091 gene encoding uncharacterized protein LOC131608091, which translates to MEEKQRKKWDCGSTLYDSYELNSFKRQIDSAIANSPRTHSMPHLSQPTKLHLQLHESPPPPSQIINNNNNNNNNKSYFKISRTFQKLLRFVFKSGSSKSNNRIRSSSFRSYPKDEDQLVYDKLYEPEPVLLSTIPELPDFETAGLSPDISNFVRKSASERFTATATVGVSCSA; encoded by the coding sequence ATGGAAGAAAAGCAACGGAAAAAATGGGATTGTGGAAGCACGTTATACGACTCGTACGAGTTAAACTCGTTCAAACGCCAAATCGACTCAGCTATAGCCAATTCACCAAGAACACATTCCATGCCTCATTTATCTCAACCtaccaaacttcatcttcaacttcaTGAATCACCACCACCTCCTTctcaaatcatcaacaacaacaataacaacaacaacaataagtcTTATTTCAAGATCTCTCGAACCTTCCAGAAACTTCTCCGCTTCGTTTTCAAGTCCGGTAGCAGTAAATCAAACAACAGGATCCGTAGCAGTAGTTTCCGATCATATCCGAAAGATGAAGATCAACTTGTTTACGATAAGCTCTATGAACCTGAACCTGTTCTTCTTTCCACCATTCCTGAACTTCCTGATTTTGAAACCGCTGGTCTTTCGCCGGATATCAGTAACTTCGTCAGAAAGTCAGCTTCGGAGCGGTTTACGGCCACCGCCACCGTTGGTGTTTCGTGCAGTGCTTAA
- the LOC131603704 gene encoding uncharacterized protein LOC131603704: MASAINSPVLSLYKPPKFINPSTRFSQRDYQLSSFRTSIESKSYRKRAVITSVLPLGVDPWAPSIDSQSIASQLFAFSLFPYIGFLYFLTKSKTSPNLTLFGFYFLLAFVGATVPAGIYAKVHYGTSLSNVDWLHGGAESLLTLTNLLIVLGLREGIRKAGNSEENTTTPDSGLKEK, encoded by the exons ATGGCTTCTGCAATAAACTCACCCGTTTTATCCCTCTACAAACCCCCCAAATTTATCAACCCTTCAACGCGCTTTTCGCAACGTGATTATCAATTAAGCAGCTTCAGAACAAGCATTGAATCAAAAAGCTACAGAAAGAGAGCAGTAATCACGTCCGTGTTGCCACTGGGAGTTGATCCATGGGCTCCTTCCATTGATTCACAGAGTATCGCTTCTCAACTATTCGCATTTTCTCTGTTTCCTTACATCGGTTTCTTATACTTCCTCACCAAATCCAAAACTTCCCCTAACCTCACTCTATTCGGTTTCTACTTTTTGCTTGCGTTTGTTGGCGCCACAG TTCCAGCTGGAATTTATG CTAAGGTGCATTATGGAACTTCTTTGTCCAATGTGGATTGGTTACATGGTGGAGCTGAGTCCCTTCTCACTCTCACTAACTTGCTCATTGTGTTGGGTTTGAGAGAGGGTATCAGAAAAGCTGGAAATTCGGAGGAAAACACGACTACTCCCGACTCAGGATTGAAGGAGAAGTAA